The following are from one region of the Bradyrhizobium sediminis genome:
- the ggt gene encoding gamma-glutamyltransferase, translating into MNGNWRDRTDTVFECQKQPASGSRGMVVSNHPLASAAGAEMLAAGGNAIDAAIAALFTLTVVEPMMVGIIGGGMAHIRLADGSHRFIDGQSTVPLVVRPDTYRSKPGSAHDVFDTVDDENLNGPKAVAVPGSLKAWCETLRRFGTMSLADVMQPAIRHASRGYAATPYLQECIADSAREMLKDRAISAIYLPNGTPLKAGERVVQSEYAETLAHISRHGDTALYAGPLGDILVDYMEAHGGFITRRDLTSYRTVERAPIRTDYRGWQILGPPPPAASGVHIAQMLNILEGYDIAGKGFGTAATIHLLAEVLKIAFADRAAASGDPDFVGVPVERLTSKDYAKERRRAIDANRAQKWSAGVAQLEGAHTTHMTAADSMGNVVATTQTINNLFGARILIPGLGTIPNNYMNLYDPRPGHALSLAPGKRVTTSMSPMMALRDGKLVYALGLPGGKKIFPSAMQALLNLIDHGMNLQEAVEAPRVWTEGNALEVEAAVPDGVRAALAAMGHDVLAVPTVAGGMNAIQFHEDGSMSGAACWRADGTPIGLAGGLARAGIRFGLA; encoded by the coding sequence ATGAATGGTAACTGGCGCGATCGCACCGACACCGTCTTCGAGTGTCAGAAGCAGCCGGCCTCGGGCAGCCGCGGCATGGTGGTCAGCAATCATCCGCTGGCCTCGGCCGCGGGCGCGGAGATGTTGGCTGCCGGCGGCAACGCCATCGATGCCGCGATCGCGGCCCTGTTCACGTTGACGGTGGTCGAGCCGATGATGGTCGGAATCATCGGCGGCGGCATGGCGCATATCCGTCTTGCCGACGGCAGCCACCGCTTCATCGACGGCCAGAGCACCGTTCCGCTGGTCGTCCGTCCCGACACCTATCGATCGAAGCCGGGCTCGGCCCATGACGTATTCGACACCGTCGACGACGAGAACCTGAACGGGCCGAAGGCGGTCGCGGTGCCGGGCTCGCTGAAGGCCTGGTGCGAGACCTTGCGCCGGTTCGGCACCATGTCGCTCGCCGACGTCATGCAGCCCGCGATCAGGCACGCCTCGCGCGGCTATGCGGCGACGCCCTATCTGCAGGAATGCATCGCCGACAGCGCGCGGGAGATGCTGAAGGACAGGGCGATCTCGGCAATCTATCTGCCGAACGGAACGCCGCTCAAGGCCGGCGAGCGCGTCGTGCAATCGGAATATGCCGAGACGCTCGCGCACATCTCGCGCCACGGCGACACGGCGCTCTATGCCGGCCCGCTCGGCGATATCCTGGTCGATTACATGGAGGCCCATGGCGGCTTCATCACGCGCCGGGACCTGACGTCCTACAGGACCGTCGAGCGCGCGCCGATCCGAACCGATTATCGCGGCTGGCAGATCCTCGGTCCGCCGCCGCCGGCGGCCTCCGGCGTGCACATCGCGCAGATGCTGAACATTCTCGAAGGCTATGACATCGCCGGAAAAGGCTTCGGCACCGCCGCAACCATCCATCTGCTCGCCGAAGTGCTGAAGATCGCCTTTGCCGACCGCGCCGCCGCCAGCGGCGATCCGGATTTCGTCGGCGTGCCGGTGGAGCGGTTGACCTCGAAGGACTATGCGAAGGAGCGCCGCCGCGCCATCGATGCAAACCGTGCGCAGAAATGGAGCGCGGGCGTGGCGCAGCTCGAAGGCGCGCACACCACGCACATGACGGCGGCGGATTCGATGGGCAACGTGGTCGCGACCACGCAGACCATCAACAATCTGTTCGGCGCAAGGATCTTGATCCCCGGCCTCGGCACGATACCGAACAACTACATGAACCTCTACGATCCGCGGCCCGGCCATGCGCTGTCGCTGGCGCCGGGCAAGCGCGTGACCACTTCGATGTCGCCCATGATGGCGCTGCGCGACGGCAAACTCGTCTATGCGCTGGGCCTGCCCGGCGGAAAGAAGATCTTTCCAAGCGCGATGCAGGCGCTGCTCAACCTGATCGATCACGGCATGAACCTGCAGGAGGCGGTCGAGGCGCCGCGGGTCTGGACCGAAGGCAATGCGCTCGAGGTCGAAGCCGCCGTGCCGGACGGCGTTCGCGCGGCGCTGGCGGCGATGGGACACGACGTGCTGGCGGTGCCGACCGTGGCCGGCGGCATGAATGCGATCCAGTTCCACGAAGACGGGTCGATGTCCGGCGCGGCATGCTGGCGCGCCGACGGCACGCCGATCGGTCTTGCCGGAGGGCTGGCGCGCGCGGGGATCCGGTTTGGCTTGGCGTAA